CGGGGTCGATGGCGCGGTCGAGCAGCCCGGACGTGGCGGACTCGAATTCGGAGCGACGCAGGACGCGTTCGGTGATACCGACGACCTCGTCGTCGATCTGACCGAGGAGGGGTGCGCTGATCTCGGTCTTCTCGCGCCCGGAGAGGTCGATCTTGGCCTGTTCCGCTTCGGCGCGGAGGCTCTCTCTGGCTTCGGGGTCCGAGCGCAGGTCGATGCCGTTGTTCTGTTCGAACTCGTCGGCCAACAGGTCCATGATTGCCTCGGTGAAGTCGATGCCACCGAGGGTGGTGTCGCCGCTGGTCGCGAGGATGTCGAAGCTGTTGCCCTCGACGTCCATCACCGAGATGTCGAGGGTTCCACCACCGAAGTCGTAGACGAACACCGTCTCGTCCATCTCCTGGTCGAACCCGTGACCGATGGCGGCGGCAGTCGGTTCGTGGAGGAGGTCGATCTCGTCGAACCCGGCGAGTTCGGCGGCCTCCCTGACGGCTCCCTTCTGGTCGACGGTGAAGTATGCTGGCACCGTGATGTGGGCACCCGAGATGTCGTCCTCGAACTCCTCGACATCGTCCTTCAGCTGCTTGAGGATCTCTGCCGAAACTTCAGCCGGCGTGTACTCCTCTCCGTCGATTGCGTACACGTGGTCGTCGCCCATCCGGCGCTTGGCGTCGGTGACGATGCGGTCGCTCTGTTCTTTCTGCTTGTTCTTGGCCGGCTTCCCCACGAGAACATCGTCGTCTCGATAGTACACCACTGACGGGGTCAGTCGGTCACCGGCGTTGTTCTGTAACAGCGTCGGGTCGTCGGCTTCGACAACCGCGACACCACTGCGAGTCGTCCCGAGGTCGATTCCTAAGTAGCTCATCGACAGTCGAACAATGGGACAGGGCCATCAACGGTCTGACTCCGACTGACATCCGAGTGAATCGAGGAGGAGAAACCGCGAGTGGAGAACTAGTCGTCTGGGTCGTACTTCGCTTTCGAGACGGCGATGTTCCCGCCCGTGGCTTCGGCGTCCGCCAGCCGCTTCCGGAGGACGGCCGCGAGTTGTTTCCAGCCGCGGTCGTGTTCGATGCTGTCGATGCGGGCCTCGATGGTTGCTTTCTCGACCGCTGGGTCGATGATGTCCGTCGTGACGTCGCCACTCAGGCGCTCTTTCTCGATGTCCAGACGCTTCGTCGGGTCGTCCTCGTATCGGACCTCGACTGCCGTCGAGGCCAACACGGCGTCGTCCTCCACGAAGAGCTCGGCCATCGGGTAGACCATGCCGGTGGACTTGTGACCGCCGAGCACCTCGACAGTGAGCCGAATGCGTTCCCCGGCGGTGAGCTTCGGGAGGTCGACGACAGCGGTGCTTTCGTCAGTCGAGACCGGTTCCGAAGTCGCCTGCGGTTCGGTGAGGTACGCCGGCTCGCCGGGGGCGATTCTGAAGCCGTCGGCGAACTCGAAGCGGAGCTGGGGGTTGGGTGCCACGGTGTCTCGGGCATCCTGGGCTTTGTCGTGGAGGAACGACTCGATGTCACGTGGCGCTTCCAGATGCTCGGCCGACCCACCAGTTCGATTCGTGAGCGCCAGGAGGACGTCTTCGTTGTAGGACCGACCGATTCCTCCTGCACTGATGGTGATCCCTTTCGAATCCAGCGTGTCGGCCTGCTGTCTGAACTCGTCAAGGTCGCGGCGGTCCATCCCGTCGGACAGGAGGACGATATCCGTGCTCACGACGCCGTCGCCGCCCTCCGTGAACTGCTGGGCTGCGGTCTGGATTGCGCGCTTGATGTTCGTCCCGCCGCCGGCGTCCAATGCACCGTCGTACCCCGGGCCCGGCGTGCCGGTGACCGTGCTCTCGATCTGGTCCTGGTCTGCGTTCCCCCACTCGGTCATCGGCACCAAGACGTCGGGCCGGGAGTCGAACGCGATGATGCTGAGCTTGTCGTCCTCGTGCATCTCGCCCAGGAGCTTCGCGACGCCCTGACGGGCCAGCTCGATCTTCGCAGACGTGTCGTCGACGAACGCGACGTCCTTCGACATCGACCCGCTCACGTCGACTACGACGGCGATGTGACGTTTCGTCGGCTGTTGTTTGTCGGTCGGGGTGATCGTTGCCGCGAGCGTCGTCCGGCCGCTGCCGGCTGGGAGCGCTTGGCTCAGTTCGGCGTCTATTTCTACGCTCATGCACGCTGGTGTTCGGACTGGTCGTGCAAGGTGACTGCTCACATCTCACCCAGAGTCGAGTTTAAATACCGTTTACCACGTCGGCATCGAATCCAGCGCCCCAGTCACCCAGCGATCGGCCCAAAAATAGCGGTGGTCGGTTCAGCGAGCCCCGTACCGAGGGCGATCACAACCCTTCGGCCCAGGGCACCGTTCCGTGGTTACTCGCGCTTTGCGGCGATGACTTTCGCTTCCTGTAACGGGTAGCCGTCGATCTCGAAGCCGGGGGATTCGACACGGATGATACAGCCTGGGGGAACGGCAGTCGTCTCCTCGCGCGGTCCCGCCAGTGCATGGCGGAGGTCGTCGACCTCGTCCCCAGGGTCCGGATCGATCTTGTCGATGGCACCGGCGGTGAACTGTTGGTCGAACTTCGTGACGACTGCTTCGAGCATCGCGGCCTGATCGTCGTCGAACTCGTTGTACTCGATGGCACGGGTCAACGTGTCGCGGACCCGGAGCATGCGCTCGCCGAGTTGTTCGACAGCCTCCTTCCGGAGGAGCTCGTGTTCGCGCGTGTTCTTTTGTCGATACTCGTCGACTGTCGTCTCGAGGGTCTCGAGCTGAGTCTGGAGCACCGAGACCTCCTCAGCGAGAGCGCCGGTTCCACTGGTCGCGTCGTTCCGCCGGTCGTTGGACGCTACCGACTCCTCCCCACGGTCGTCACGGGGTGACGGGTGTGCATCCGACGTGGGATCTGATTCGGCGCGGTCATCTGCCCCGGTATCGGACCCTTCGAGTGACTCGAGTTTCGGTTCCGAGTCGGGGTCCGGGCCGGAATCGGTGTCCTGCTCGTCCTCGATATCCGTTTCCTGCGAGTTCTCGGTTGGAGTGGACGGCGTGCTCGGGGTTCGATCGGTGGGATCCGGCGTGGGACTGGGTGGTGAGGCATCGGGCTCGGGAGTCTGGGTGACGCCCTGGCCCGTGGGAGAGCCCGCTCCGGTTGGTTCCTGCTCCGAGTCCGTAGCACGTTCCCGGTCGTTGCCCTCTTCGGGTGACTGGTCGGGGTGCTGTGCCTCCTCAGATTGGGCCTGTGAGGTGGTGTTACTGTCCGGGTTGAGGTCGCTCGACGGGGTGGCACCGGGCGTCCCCTCAGTACTCGTCTCGTGTTTCGACTTCCCGGGGACGGCGTCCGCGTCCCTCGACGACTCGGGCGAGTCCGAGCCGGCAGCTCCCGTCGAGTCCGTCGGTCCCTCCTCGTTCTCGTCATCGGCGTCGCTGGGATGATGCTCGGTGGGGTGGTCCTGCGACCCGGTGGCCTTGACGGGTGATTCGCCGTCCGTGCTGGAGCCTCCATCGGGGGCGTCAGTAGGAACGCCAGCGTCGTGCATCCGCGTCTGGAGGTCCTCGATCTTGTCGGTGAGCGCTTTCTGCTGTTCGTCGGATGTGGCCATGGCCCTGTCGACTTTCAGTTGGGCGAGTCGCTGTCGCCATTTGTCGCCGTCGATGCTCCGCTCCCCCCCGTCACCGGGCGGTGCCTGCTGGTCGACACGCTCTGTGGATTCCGGTGCCTGGGTGTCGGCTTGTTCAGTCTCGTCGTCGGTCGTCGATTCGGTGCGGTCCGGCTCGGTTGAGTTACGTCGGTGTTCGGACATTGTGTCTCTCGTTTCGGATCGGGATTCTGGGTGGTCGGTCAGTCAGTGCCACTCGCTCTTGCTTTCGTCGTGGAGCGCGCCAGCAACGATGAGGCGGCATCGTCCACGGAGTTTCAGGTCTGGTGGCGGCACGATATCGCGGATGTACTGTGTGGACTCGCCGGCCGCGAGCGTTCGAGGACCGTCACCCAGCCAGGAACGCTCAACGATTGTGCCGTTCCGGCGTTCGAACAGGAAGCGGATTTGGACATCCTCGGCGGGTGCGCCCCCGAAGTTTGCAACGTGCACGGTGACGGTCACCCCGGTCTCCGTGCTGGGGGTGGCGTCCCACTGGTGGACGAGTATCGGCGTGTCGCTCGGACGGTGTACGTTCACGGGTGACCCTTGGAACTGTGGGTCAAGCTCGCCGACGTCCCAGCCGGTTGTGGTCGTCTCGACGGTGAAGAACTGGGTCTCTTGGTGGGTCACGCTGGCTCCGCGAGCCCAGTCACACGCGATGCCAGCAACCATGTGGTGGTGGGCTGGAAGGACCAGCATCGCCGTTTCGTAGCCGAGCGTCTCCAGCAGGGCACACAGCAGTAACGTCCCGTCCTCGCAGTCGCCTCGTTGATGCACCAACGTCTCGATCGGGTACTTCGGGTAGGCCTCGTGGCCCGTGTCCTCGCGGTCGCGAGTGTACTCGAGGCTCTGGACGAATCGCACACAGCTGGTGACTGTGTCTCGCGCGGTCGCTCCGGGCGTGGTCTCCTCGATGTCCTCGGCGACAGTGGCGATGAACGGCTCCTGGAGCGGGTCGACGACGTACTGTCTGTAGTCGCCGGTGCGGGCGCGATTCACGCAGTAGTCGTACGTGCCAACGGGGATCGAGAGCGTCAACTCTCGACGCTGGTCGGCGTGTCCCCAGTGGAAGCTCCGACTGTACTCGGCGTCGGTCGACACCGGTTTCGCTGCGGCGGCCCAGCCGTCGAACCCGTCTGCCCAGCCTCGAGTCGACCGCCCACCGTCTGCTCGACAGGCAGTACGCTCGCGGCCGTGTCGCGGCGAGGGGTGATCTCGCGGGTCGTTGCTCGGAGTGTTATCAGGCATCAGTCGAGTCTGACCTTCTGAGTTGCGAACTCGTCGGTGAGCGTTTCGACCCCGTATCTGTCGAGGGCGCGCTTCGCTTCGAGGTACTTGGCGACCGCCTGGACGTTGTCGCGGAGTGCGGCCCACCGGTCACAGGGGACGGCATACACGACGCCGTCGTTCCTGAATCGCACCACGACGCCCGGGTCCTCTCTGTCGCCCGTCGTGGCGGGCGGGCCGGCAGTTGCTCCGGAAGCGGTCTCGATGGCGATTAACTCCGCGCCGGCCAACCGGTCGACTTGGGTGACGACGTTCCCGAAGGCGCGCTCCAACGAGACCTGGAAATGGTGTGGATACGGTTCGCGGTTGTCGGGTGGTGTTCGGTCGAAAGATTCGGGCCAGTCGAGTGACATGCGATTCCGTTCGCGATGAAGGGAGTGCGTTAGCAAGGTGATTGGGCCGATGCAGTTACGACCCACGTGACGCCGCACGAGGGCGACGACAGAACTAACTATGCCTTGCCCTGGCCTCCCCGCTACGAGCTTGCTGGCTAGCGAAGCGGCGAGGGCAGTCGAGCGCCCGGTTCGATCGCCAGGAGGTCGTTTCGTCTGTCACGGCGGTTGCGGTCGAGGGTCGCGCAGCCGTCGTTCGATGGCCGCGAGCGCCGTCAGGAGGCCATCGGCTGCCGGATTCCACTGGCCGTAGTCCGGCTCGAAGGCAACCCAGTTCTCGGACGGCCACGCTCGGGTAGGTTGCATGGCCTGGGTCTGCTGGCCGTGGTACCGCATGCCCGCTGGAACCGCGACTGACGGTGGCGTGTTCGGATACGATGCTGGAAGCTCGAAGCGGATTGCGCCGACTCGGGTTCCGTCCGTCGTTTGCCAGCCGTCGGGGAACCTGAAGTGCCCGATCTCTACGAAGCTGGAGTCTTGGACATCGTAGGTGAGTTGCGTGTTGGCTCGTTCTCGCAACACGCTCGCAAGCTCGGCGATGTCCGCGAGAACACGTCCGGAGGTCATCAGCGGAAGACATAGTTGTCTGAGAGCGGGTAGAGTTCCAGGGTGGATTGCGGCTCGACGTGGTCGGCCACGATGGCGTCGTCGTCGAGAACCCGTATTGTCTGGTCGTCTCTGTACACGAGTGCATGGTCATCGTTGCAACCGACTCGCCGTTTGAGGTCTGCGACGGTTGTGTCGTCGGTGATGTTGAACGTCTCGTCGTCGATCGATATTGGGACTTTCATGGTCTCATCGGTTGGGTGTGTTGTTGGTTTGGGTAGGGAGAGACAGCAGGATCTGTTGCTCCACCTGCCCTGTGAACGGCCAACCGGTGCGTTGTCTGGATGGTGTTGGCCGTCACGACTGCTCTAGGCACGGGCCAGGTACTGGATGTGTTTCCGACCGTGAGCCGACCGAATGACGGTGGCCGAGTGTTGTGCCGTGCGACGTGCCCAGGTTGTTTTTCCGTTGGCTGACGGGAATCGACAGCGGGCGGTGTGATATGCCTCGCTGCACCGGAACAGACGGGTTGGCGTATCAGCCCGGATAATTGGGTTGCGTGCGGTATCATTCTGACCTCGATTCAAATCCGACCGCTCGCCGAGGTGGAGAGCTGCCAGCGCTCCGGGCCCGGCCCGGTAGTGTTGCCGTGTTTTCATAAATTACTTATTCCAGCCACTTGCGGGAGGTGTCATGGGAATCGTTCGTACGTGTGATCGGGCCGATGACTGAATCGAGCGACCACTCTCTTCTCACTCCGGGTGGCGCACTCTGGGACTGGCAGACGTTCACGCCGAGCCCCTACCGGAACCAGTTCTGGAAACGAGCGTTCGGGAACCCAAAGAAACGAGATACCTACCTCTCGCTTCAAGCCGCACGGAAGGTCGTGCTCCGCAAAGGCGAGGTTGCGGATAGAGTGCTCTCGTTCCCCAGTTTCCAGGATAGGGAAGACGTGTCAGGCGGCGACCTTTCTGATGCCGGGCACTTCGAGCCCACACTCCAGCATGGCGGTGCGTACACGGTTCCGAAGGTCAATCGACCGGGCGATCCACTACTCGTTCGGATTCCCGCTGTGCTCGATTGGCTCGTGGACCCATTCCACGCGCCGGTCGACCCGATCGTCGCCCGGGTCGTCGCGTATATCAACGACAAGACCAGCGACTGGTCGTACGACCCCGGGTTCAAGGCGACCCATCGACCGCTGAAGGCGTACTGGTACGCAAAGACCGCTGATTTCTACGACCTGGAGGTGGACTCGAGTGAGGATGAGCGATTCACGGATGAGATCCCTCTGAGTGGCCTTCCGACGGTCGAATTCGAGGAGTTCCGACCGTATGAAGCCGAGGAGCTCTCCGGGACGATGAAAGGCTTCACAATCAAAGGCAGTATCCGTGGTGACCTGACCGTCACGAACGAATATGGGCTCAACAACGCGTTACTCATGTTGTGTTCGAATGTCGCGGTCGAGTCGACCGATCGAAAGCCCACGAACACAGTGGACTTCACCGACGTGAGCGAGGGCGGGGATGTCGACTGGACGCCGGTATACACGGAGGAGACCAGTACGTCCGAGACAGTGATTCGATTCGAGTACGAGCTCAAGCCACGGGTGAGTATGTGATGGTGTTACATGCACTTTCACAAGTCTCCGAACACGAGTATACACCAATGCAACCAACGCACACCCCACACTCTCCCAGCCCCACTGCAACGCAAAGGGGGCCCTTAGGGGACGGTGATCGCGAATGATCCGAGCGATTGCCCCGGGACTCGTACGGACCTGGACAGCGATCATCCAGAGCTACGACGGCATCGGCGAATCCGAGGCGCGGATGCTGGCCACGAGAATCGCAG
This portion of the Haloarchaeobius salinus genome encodes:
- a CDS encoding Hsp70 family protein, with product MSYLGIDLGTTRSGVAVVEADDPTLLQNNAGDRLTPSVVYYRDDDVLVGKPAKNKQKEQSDRIVTDAKRRMGDDHVYAIDGEEYTPAEVSAEILKQLKDDVEEFEDDISGAHITVPAYFTVDQKGAVREAAELAGFDEIDLLHEPTAAAIGHGFDQEMDETVFVYDFGGGTLDISVMDVEGNSFDILATSGDTTLGGIDFTEAIMDLLADEFEQNNGIDLRSDPEARESLRAEAEQAKIDLSGREKTEISAPLLGQIDDEVVGITERVLRRSEFESATSGLLDRAIDPVEDALEKADLKAEDVDTVLLVGGSSKIPAVQEQLTDFFGFEPTKTNDLAKVVAKGAAIVADLEDGIDEKYVCPECPQGFDYFDDLNDHLSTHDPDDGIACPYCDEVLDTKDDREDHIGLEHPGELGSGGEEGGKHPTGFGKKKILSRSLGTDLVGARMDILIEEGSELPATATERYVPTADDPEQIPVHVYQGEDVENLYSNEKLKDWYVEDIPETESGRPTIAVTFEIDDDGLLEVSAELVDSDKSVSTTVDSITGSRSGGMTKGPADDD
- a CDS encoding vWA domain-containing protein; this encodes MSVEIDAELSQALPAGSGRTTLAATITPTDKQQPTKRHIAVVVDVSGSMSKDVAFVDDTSAKIELARQGVAKLLGEMHEDDKLSIIAFDSRPDVLVPMTEWGNADQDQIESTVTGTPGPGYDGALDAGGGTNIKRAIQTAAQQFTEGGDGVVSTDIVLLSDGMDRRDLDEFRQQADTLDSKGITISAGGIGRSYNEDVLLALTNRTGGSAEHLEAPRDIESFLHDKAQDARDTVAPNPQLRFEFADGFRIAPGEPAYLTEPQATSEPVSTDESTAVVDLPKLTAGERIRLTVEVLGGHKSTGMVYPMAELFVEDDAVLASTAVEVRYEDDPTKRLDIEKERLSGDVTTDIIDPAVEKATIEARIDSIEHDRGWKQLAAVLRKRLADAEATGGNIAVSKAKYDPDD
- the grpE gene encoding nucleotide exchange factor GrpE — protein: MSEHRRNSTEPDRTESTTDDETEQADTQAPESTERVDQQAPPGDGGERSIDGDKWRQRLAQLKVDRAMATSDEQQKALTDKIEDLQTRMHDAGVPTDAPDGGSSTDGESPVKATGSQDHPTEHHPSDADDENEEGPTDSTGAAGSDSPESSRDADAVPGKSKHETSTEGTPGATPSSDLNPDSNTTSQAQSEEAQHPDQSPEEGNDRERATDSEQEPTGAGSPTGQGVTQTPEPDASPPSPTPDPTDRTPSTPSTPTENSQETDIEDEQDTDSGPDPDSEPKLESLEGSDTGADDRAESDPTSDAHPSPRDDRGEESVASNDRRNDATSGTGALAEEVSVLQTQLETLETTVDEYRQKNTREHELLRKEAVEQLGERMLRVRDTLTRAIEYNEFDDDQAAMLEAVVTKFDQQFTAGAIDKIDPDPGDEVDDLRHALAGPREETTAVPPGCIIRVESPGFEIDGYPLQEAKVIAAKRE